A window of the Lagenorhynchus albirostris chromosome 1, mLagAlb1.1, whole genome shotgun sequence genome harbors these coding sequences:
- the MAP3K8 gene encoding mitogen-activated protein kinase kinase kinase 8 yields MEFMSTGSDSKEEIDLLMKHLNVSDVIDIMENLYASEEPVAYEPSLMTVCQDSNHEEEGRADSVLLSGQEGPWLSSVRYGTVEDLLAFANHISNTAKRLYGHRPQESGILLNMVITPQNGRYQIDSDVLLIPWKLTYRNIGSNFIPRGAFGKVYLAQDIKTKKRMACKLIPVDQFKPSDVEIQACFRHENIAELYGAVLWGETVHLFMEAGEGGSVLEKLESCGPMREFEIIWVTKHVLKGLDFLHSKKVIHHDIKPSNIVFMSTKAVLVDFGLSVQMTEEIYFPKELRGTEIYMSPEVILCRGHSTKADIYSLGATLIHMQTGTPPWVKRYPRSAYPSYLYIIHKQAPPLEDIAEDCSPGMRELMEAALERNPSHRPRAADLLKHDALNPPREDQPRCQSLDSALFEQKRLLSRKELELPENIADSSCTGSTEESEVLKRQRSLYIDLGALAGYFNLVRGPPTLEYG; encoded by the exons ATGGAGTTCATGAGCACTGGAAGTGACAGCAAAGAAGAAATCGATTTATTAATGAAGCATTTGAACGTGTCTGATGTAATAGACATTATGGAAAATCTTTACGCGAGTGAAGAGCCTGTGGCCTACGAACCCAGTCTGATGACCGTGTGTCAGGACAGCAATCACGAGGAGGAGGGGCGTGCCGACTCCGTGCTGCTCAGCGGCCAGGAGGGGCCTTGGCTGTCATCGGTCCGATACGGAACCGTGGAGGACTTGCTTGcgtttgcaaaccacatatccaacaCCGCCAAGCGTTTGTACGGACACCGACCGCAAGAATctggaattttattaaatatg gTAATCACTCCCCAGAACGGACGCTATCAGATAGACTCTGATGTTCTTCTCATCCCTTGGAAGCTGACTTACAGGAACATTGGCTCTAATTTTATTCCTCGGGGGGCCTTTGGAAAAGTGTACTTAGCACAAGacataaaaactaagaaaagaatGGCGTGTAAATTG ATCCCAGTAGACCAATTTAAGCCATCTGACGTGGAAATCCAGGCTTGCTTCCGGCACGAGAACATCGCTGAGTTATACGGCGCGGTTCTATGGGGCGAAACCGTCCATCTCTTTATGGAAGCAGGCGAGGGAGGGTCTGTCCTGGAGAAACTGGAGAGCTGTGGACCCATGAGAGAATTTGAGATTATTTGGGTGACAAAGCATGTTCTCAAGGGACTTGATTTTCTGCACTCGAAGAAAGTGATTCACCATGACATTAAAC CTAGCAACATTGTTTTCATGTCCACAAAAGCTGTTTTGGTGGATTTTGGTCTAAGTGTCCAAATGACTGAAGAGATCTATTTTCCTAAGGAGCTGCGAGGAACAGAG atttacaTGAGCCCGGAGGTGATCCTGTGCAGAGGCCATTCGACCAAAGCAGACATCTACAGCCTGGGGGCCACGCTCATCCACATGCAGACGGGCACCCCGCCCTGGGTGAAGCGCTACCCACGCTCCGCCTACCCCTCCTACCTGTACATA ATCCACAAGCAAGCGCCTCCTTTGGAAGATATCGCTGAAGACTGCAGTCCTGGCATGAGAGAGCTGATGGAGGCCGCTCTGGAGAGGAACCCCAGTCACCGCCCCAGGGCAGCAGACCTGCTGAAACACGACGCCCTGAACCCCCCTAGGGAGGATCAGCCCCGCTGTCAGAGCCTGGACTCTGCCCTCTTTGAGCAGAAGCGGCTGCTGAGCCGCAAGGAGTTGGAGCTTCCTGAGAACATCGCCG attcttcatgCACAGGGAGCACCGAGGAATCGGAGGTGCTGAAGAGACAGCGTTCTCTCTACATAGACCTTGGGGCCCTGGCTGGCTATTTCAACCTTGTCCGGGGTCCACCAACGCTAGAATACGGCTGA